A portion of the Eubacterium maltosivorans genome contains these proteins:
- a CDS encoding arsenic metallochaperone ArsD family protein has protein sequence MAKIEIFEPELTCIDGVCQMGENADLARINDMVASFADDGWDIVRHNLTMDPNAFVENRTIGTLLVEKGNSVLPVTLVNGKIVKMREYPSALEFVKWFSGGTE, from the coding sequence ATGGCTAAAATAGAAATTTTCGAACCAGAATTAACTTGTATTGATGGTGTCTGCCAAATGGGCGAAAACGCTGATCTGGCACGAATCAATGACATGGTTGCTTCTTTTGCTGATGATGGCTGGGATATTGTAAGACATAACCTTACAATGGATCCTAATGCTTTTGTAGAAAACCGTACAATTGGAACCTTATTGGTGGAAAAGGGAAACAGTGTTCTACCAGTTACTTTAGTGAACGGCAAAATTGTAAAAATGCGCGAATATCCCTCTGCTCTTGAATTCGTAAAATGGTTTTCCGGCGGGACAGAGTGA